The Chitinophagales bacterium genomic sequence TGATGTTAGAAAACCCATTTATTTCTCCATTTGCATCATAATACTGAAATTTTAACCGTTTATCCATTATCTTTTTATCCGCATGAGTATTGCTATATTTATTCAGATATTTTCCTTTGTACGGTTTTTCTTTGCCTTTCAAAATATCAAAACCTACCTTCACTACACTTTTATAAAAAGAGACATGATAATAATTATCTAACAGAAGTGAAAATTTTGTTTTATTTGGCAATAAGTAATAATATTTTGGTGCCGTAGTTAACGAATATTCTCCTTTAACAAAAGGGTCGTAATAGTTGGATATATTATGATAACTAAAACCTAAATAAACCTCCTTTATATTGGGGTTGTTTTTTAGTAAATATTTTAATTTATAGTAAGAGTAAAAAGTTGCTTCTGCCCTTTCTCCTATATTTATTGCCTTTCCTATTAAAGCATCATTAATATCTTTTTGTATGTGTGAATCGCCAATAAATACTTTTTCTATACTACTATCAATATTAAATTCCTTAGCTTTTTTATTTACTATTAGCATAAAAACAAATAAACTGAATGCAGTAAATAATCCTACAAAAACAAAAAAGGAAATGATATGTTTTATAAATTTTTTCATTAAAACTGAAAGTAAATAAATGTTTGTTCTTTACTTATATTCCATAAAATAAATAAAAGCAATATGGTATAAATAAAATATCGTACATAGACATTTTTAACGGCTAATCCTATTTTTTCTATAGCAAAAGTATCTCTGCGTCCCAGCCATTCTATTGCCATAAAAATAACAATTAAAAAGAAAAGCCATATTGATGTATTATAATCTTTATAGTTGGGTTTTAGTAAAATAGAATGAGAAAAAATACCACTAATATACAAGTAGGCTTGTTTCATACTATTAGCTCTAAAAAATATCCAAGCAAAAACGGTAATAGCAAATGTGAGTCCCATTGAAAAAACTTCTTTTATAGAAGGAAACCAGTTATTTTTTGCCACAATATCTATGTTTTCTCTATTTTTATTAAGCAGTAATAATGGTAAAAAGTATAAAGCATTTAACGCTCCCCATGCAATAAAAGTCCAATTAGCTCCATGCCAAAATCCACTCAAAATAAATATGATAAATACATTTCTAATAGTTTTTAGCTTCCCTACTCTACTTCCCCCTAATGGAATGTATATATAATCTCTAAACCAAGTGGTAAGCGAAATATGCCATCTACGCCAAAACTCGGCTATATCTCTTGAAAAATAAGGGAAAGCAAAATTTTGCATTAAATCTATTCCAAAAAGTCTGGCTATGCCAATAGCCATATCTGTATAACCCGAAAAATCGCCATAAATTTGAATAGCAAAAAAGAATGCTCCCATTACCAGAGCACTCCCATTCATTGTTTCATAATTTTGGAAAACATAATCAGCATAAATAGCACAACTATCGGCTATAACAACTTTTTTAAATAAACCCCACAGTATTTGACGCAAGCCTACTACTGCATTGTTATAACTAAAA encodes the following:
- a CDS encoding MBOAT family protein — protein: MLFNSIDFAVFLPIVFALYWLIKNTKAQNVLIVIVSYIFYGWWDWRFLILIAFSTLTDFFVGKLLQNETEVFKRKILLAISIVVNIGMLAFFKYANFFIQNFAEVFTLLGKPIHLVTLNIILPVGISFYTFQTLSYTIDVYRKKIKATQNIVAFTAFVSFFPQLVAGPIERAKHLLPQFLNKRTFSYNNAVVGLRQILWGLFKKVVIADSCAIYADYVFQNYETMNGSALVMGAFFFAIQIYGDFSGYTDMAIGIARLFGIDLMQNFAFPYFSRDIAEFWRRWHISLTTWFRDYIYIPLGGSRVGKLKTIRNVFIIFILSGFWHGANWTFIAWGALNALYFLPLLLLNKNRENIDIVAKNNWFPSIKEVFSMGLTFAITVFAWIFFRANSMKQAYLYISGIFSHSILLKPNYKDYNTSIWLFFLIVIFMAIEWLGRRDTFAIEKIGLAVKNVYVRYFIYTILLLFILWNISKEQTFIYFQF